The following is a genomic window from Capnocytophaga stomatis.
GAAGTATGTAAGCAAGATAAAAGAGGAATTAAAGGGGAAAGATGTTGTATTTATGTATTTTGCAAATCGTTCCCCCGAAGATTCGTGGAAAAATATTATAAAAGAACACAATATTACGGGCGAAAATGTGGTGCATTACAATCTTCCTGAACAGCAACAAAGTATGTTGGAACGCCGTTTGGGAGTCAATAGTTTCCCAACCTATATGATTATTGACAAAAAAGGAAATGTAGTATCGGCAGATGCACCTTCTCCGAGCAGTAAAGGAGTGTTAGTCAAAGAACTCCTTAAATGGATTGAGAAATAGTTGCTAAATATGCCAAATCTAAAAAATAATAATTTTTTTAGTAAAAATATTTGATATTCAGAATAAAGTAGTATATTTGCACTCGCTAAAAAACGATTTGGTTTTATAAACTTGTAGAAAATGAGGAAGTTAAAAGAATACGATATCTCTTTTGCAGGGCTGAAACAAGGAAAACATCAATTCGTTTATGAGGTTGATAAAAAGTTCTTGGATTCATTCGGGTATGATGATGTGAATGACATCCGTCAGGTTGTAACTGTTGAGTTAGATAAAAAAAGTACCTTACTTGAGCTACATTTTAAAAATGAGGGAGTTGTAAACGTTAATTGTGACTTATCCAACGAGCCTTTTGATATGGAAGTTGAAGGAGAGCTTTTTTTGGTGGTGAAGTTCGGAGAGGAATACAATGATGAAGATGATGAATTACTCATTTTGCCTCACGGAGAGCATCTACTAAATGTAGCACAGTACATTTACGAGCTTATTGTGCTTTCAATACCAGCGAAACGTGTTCATCCTGAAGTTGAAAAAGGCAC
Proteins encoded in this region:
- a CDS encoding YceD family protein; the encoded protein is MRKLKEYDISFAGLKQGKHQFVYEVDKKFLDSFGYDDVNDIRQVVTVELDKKSTLLELHFKNEGVVNVNCDLSNEPFDMEVEGELFLVVKFGEEYNDEDDELLILPHGEHLLNVAQYIYELIVLSIPAKRVHPEVEKGTLHSDVLDKLEELSPREELEESEYIDPRWENLKKIIITDKEK